One genomic region from Macaca mulatta isolate MMU2019108-1 chromosome 20, T2T-MMU8v2.0, whole genome shotgun sequence encodes:
- the CCP110 gene encoding centriolar coiled-coil protein of 110 kDa isoform X4 translates to MPAPPGGPSVWSLKSEELEECDCGKMEEYEKFCEKSLARIQEASLSTESFLPTQSESISLIHFHGVAILSPLLNVEKRKEMQQEKQKALDVEARKQVNRKKTLLTRVQEILDNVQVRKAPNASDFDQWEMETVYSNSEVRNLNVPATFPNSFPSHTEHSTAAKLDKIAGILPLDNEDQCKTNGTDLARDSEGFNSPKQCDSSNISHVENEAFPKTSSATPQETLISDGLFSVNEQQDLPLLAEVTPDPYVMSLQNLMKKSKEYIEREQSRRSLKGSMMRIVNESHLDKENDAVKVADCVKEKAQLTGKHCVSVIPDKPSLNKSNVLLQGASTQASSMSMPVLASFSKVDIPVRTGHSTVLESNSDFKVIPTFVTENNVIKSLTGSYAKLPSPEPSMSPKMHRRRSRTSSACHILINNPINACELSPKGKEQAMDLIVQDTDEKTNVPEILPKLPIDLAGVCSSKVYVGKNTSEVKEDVVLGKSNQVCQSSGNHLENKVTHGLATVEGQLTSEERGAHKMNSTCTVMPKLHEPYASSQCIASPNFGTVSGLKPANMLEKNCSLQTELNKSYDVKNPSPLLMQNQNMRQQMDTPMVSCGNEQFLDNSFEKVKRRLDLDIDGVQKENCPYVITSGVTEQERQHLPEKRYPKGSVFINKNKILGTSSKESEELLKSKMLAFEEMRKRLEEQHAQQLSLLIAEQEREQERLQKEIEEQEKMLKEKKAMTAEASELDINSAVELEWRKISDSSLLETMLSQADSLHTSNSNSSGFTNSALQYSFVSANEAPFYLWGSSTSGLTKLSVTRPFGRAKTRWSQVFSPEIQAKFNKITAVAKGFLTRRLMQTDKLKQLRQTVKDTMEFIRSFQSEAPLKRGVVSAQDASLQERVLAQLRAALYGIHDIFFVMDATERMSILHHDREVRKEKMLRQMDKMKSPRVALSAATQKSLDRKKYMKAAEMGMPNKKFLVKQNPSETRSICRKNPKKAAKCCDNLRRQHSLG, encoded by the exons CTTAACgttgagaaaagaaaggaaatgcaaCAAGAAAAGCAGAAAGCACTTGATGTAGAAGCAAGAAAGCAGGTTAACAGGAAGAAAACTTTACTGACTCGTGTCCAGGAGATTCTTGACAATGTTCAG GTTAGAAAAGCACCTAATGCCAGTGATTTTGATCAGTGGGAGATGGAAACGGTTTACTCTAATTCAGAAGTCAGAAACTTGAATGTTCCTGCTACATTTCCAAATAGCTTTCCAAGCCATACCGAACACTCTACTGCAGCAAAGCTTGATAAGATAGCTGGGATTTTGCCACTGGATAATGAGGACCAATGTAAAACTAATGGAACAGACTTAGCTAGAGATTCAGAAGGATTTAATTCTCCGAAGCAATGTGATAGTTCCAATATTAGTCATGTAGAAAATGAAGCTTTTCCAAAGACCTCTTCAGCAACTCCACAAGAAACTCTTATTTCTGATGGTCTCTTCTCAGTAAATGAACAACAGGATCTACCACTTTTGGCAGAAGTCACCCCAGATCCCTATGTAATGAGTCTTCAGAATCTGATGAAAAAGTCAAAGGAATATATAGAAAGAGAACAATCTAGACGCAGTCTGAAAGGTAGTATGATGAGAATTGTTAATGAGAGTCATTTAGACAAAGAAAATGATGCTGTTAAAGTGGCTGACTGTGTAAAAGAGAAGGCCCAGTTGACAGGCAAACACTGTGTCTCAGTTATTCCTGACAAACCAAGCCTTAATAAATCAAATGTTCTTCTCCAAGGTGCTTCCACTCAAGCAAGCAGCATGAGTATGCCAGTTTTAGCTAGCTTTTCGAAAGTGGACATACCTGTACGAACTGGCCATTCCACTGTTCTAGAGTCTAATTCTGATTTTAAAGTTATTCCCACTTTTGTTACTGAAAATAATGTTATCAAAAGTCTTACAGGTTCATATGCCAAATTACCTAGTCCAGAGCCAAGTATGAGTCCTAAAATGCACCGAAGACGTTCCAGGACATCATCAGCATGTCATATACTTATAAATAACCCAATAAATGCCTGTGAATTAAGCCCTAAAGGAAAAGAACAGGCAATGGACTTAATTGTTCAAGATACTGATGAAAAAACAAATGTGCCCGAAATTCTGCCAAAGTTACCAATTGATTTAGCAGGAGTTTGTTCAAGCAAGGTTTATGTGGGCAAAAATACATCTGAAGTCAAAGAAGATGTGGTTTTAGGTAAATCAAATCAGGTATGTCAATCTTCAGGaaatcatttagaaaataaagttacTCATGGACTTGCTACTGTGGAAGGTCAGTTAACATCCGAAGAGAGAGGTGCACACAAAATGAACAGTACCTGCACTGTGATGCCAAAGCTGCATGAACCATATGCCAGCAGTCAGTGTATAGCAAGTCCAAACTTTGGAACTGTGAGTGGACTCAAGCCAGCCAATATGTTAGAGAAAAACTGCAGTTTGCAAACGGAACTGAATAAGTCTTATGATGTAAAAAACCCTTCTCCTTTATTGATGCAAAACCAGAATATGAGACAGCAGATGGACACACCTATGGTGTCCTGTGGAAATGAACAATTTTTGGATAACAGTTTTGAGAAAGTTAAACGGAGACTTGATTTGGATATTGATGGTGTGCAAAAAGAAAACTGCCCTTATGTCATAACAAGCGGAGTAACTGAACAAGAAAGGCAACATTTGCCAGAAAAAAGATACCCTAAGGGATCTGTCTTCATtaacaagaataaaatattaggaaCTAGTTCCAAAG AAAGCGAGGAGTTACTAAAAAGCAAGATGCTAGCTTTTGAAGAAATGCGGAAGAGACTAGAAGAACAGCATGCTCAGCAGTTATCACTACTCATAGCTGAGCAGGAAAGGGAACAAGAAAGATTGCAAAAG GAAATAGAAGAGCAGGAGAAAATGTTAAAAGAGAAGAAGGCAATGACAGCGGAAGCCTCTGAGTTGGACATTAACAGTGCAGTGGAAttagaatggagaaaaataagtgACTCTAGTTTGCTGGAAACAATGCTGTCTCAAGCGGACTCACTCCATACTTCAAATTCAAATAGTtctg GTTTCACAAATTCTGCCCTGCAGTATAGCTTTGTTTCTGCAAATGAAGCACCATTCTACCTCTGGGGATCATCAACTAGTGGCTTGACTAAACTCTCAGTAACAAGGCCTTTTGGAAGAGCCAAAACTAGATGGTCTCAA GTTTTTAGTCCGGAAATACAagcaaaatttaacaaaataactgCAGTGGCAAAAGGATTTCTTACTCGTAGACTTATGCAGACAGATAAGCTGAAGCAACTTCGACAAACTGTAAAA GATACTATGGAATTCATAAGAAGTTTTCAGTCAGAAGCACCATTGAAGAGAGGCGTTGTTTCAGCTCAAGATGCTTCACTTCAGGAAAGAGTGTTAGCTCAG TTGCGAGCTGCCCTGTATGGTATTCATGACATATTCTTTGTAATGGATGCAACTGAAAGAATGTCTATTCTACATCATGATCGAGAAGTTCGCAAAGAGAAAATGCTCAGGCAAATG GATAAAATGAAAAGTCCACGAGTGGCTCTTTCAGCTGCAACACAGAAGTCTCTTGATAGGAAGAAATACATGAA AGCTGCTGAAATGGGAATGCCAAATAAGAAATTTCTGGTTAAACAAAATCCTTCTGAAACAAG GAGTATATGCAGGAAAAATCCAAAGAAAGCGGCCAAATGTTGCGACAATTTAAGAAGACAACATTCATTAGGATAA
- the CCP110 gene encoding centriolar coiled-coil protein of 110 kDa isoform X5 translates to MEEYEKFCEKSLARIQEASLSTESFLPTQSESISLIHFHGVAILSPLLNVEKRKEMQQEKQKALDVEARKQVNRKKTLLTRVQEILDNVQVRKAPNASDFDQWEMETVYSNSEVRNLNVPATFPNSFPSHTEHSTAAKLDKIAGILPLDNEDQCKTNGTDLARDSEGFNSPKQCDSSNISHVENEAFPKTSSATPQETLISDGLFSVNEQQDLPLLAEVTPDPYVMSLQNLMKKSKEYIEREQSRRSLKGSMMRIVNESHLDKENDAVKVADCVKEKAQLTGKHCVSVIPDKPSLNKSNVLLQGASTQASSMSMPVLASFSKVDIPVRTGHSTVLESNSDFKVIPTFVTENNVIKSLTGSYAKLPSPEPSMSPKMHRRRSRTSSACHILINNPINACELSPKGKEQAMDLIVQDTDEKTNVPEILPKLPIDLAGVCSSKVYVGKNTSEVKEDVVLGKSNQVCQSSGNHLENKVTHGLATVEGQLTSEERGAHKMNSTCTVMPKLHEPYASSQCIASPNFGTVSGLKPANMLEKNCSLQTELNKSYDVKNPSPLLMQNQNMRQQMDTPMVSCGNEQFLDNSFEKVKRRLDLDIDGVQKENCPYVITSGVTEQERQHLPEKRYPKGSVFINKNKILGTSSKESEELLKSKMLAFEEMRKRLEEQHAQQLSLLIAEQEREQERLQKEIEEQEKMLKEKKAMTAEASELDINSAVELEWRKISDSSLLETMLSQADSLHTSNSNSSGFTNSALQYSFVSANEAPFYLWGSSTSGLTKLSVTRPFGRAKTRWSQVFSPEIQAKFNKITAVAKGFLTRRLMQTDKLKQLRQTVKDTMEFIRSFQSEAPLKRGVVSAQDASLQERVLAQLRAALYGIHDIFFVMDATERMSILHHDREVRKEKMLRQMDKMKSPRVALSAATQKSLDRKKYMKAAEMGMPNKKFLVKQNPSETRVLQPNQGQNAPVHRLLSRQGSICRKNPKKAAKCCDNLRRQHSLG, encoded by the exons CTTAACgttgagaaaagaaaggaaatgcaaCAAGAAAAGCAGAAAGCACTTGATGTAGAAGCAAGAAAGCAGGTTAACAGGAAGAAAACTTTACTGACTCGTGTCCAGGAGATTCTTGACAATGTTCAG GTTAGAAAAGCACCTAATGCCAGTGATTTTGATCAGTGGGAGATGGAAACGGTTTACTCTAATTCAGAAGTCAGAAACTTGAATGTTCCTGCTACATTTCCAAATAGCTTTCCAAGCCATACCGAACACTCTACTGCAGCAAAGCTTGATAAGATAGCTGGGATTTTGCCACTGGATAATGAGGACCAATGTAAAACTAATGGAACAGACTTAGCTAGAGATTCAGAAGGATTTAATTCTCCGAAGCAATGTGATAGTTCCAATATTAGTCATGTAGAAAATGAAGCTTTTCCAAAGACCTCTTCAGCAACTCCACAAGAAACTCTTATTTCTGATGGTCTCTTCTCAGTAAATGAACAACAGGATCTACCACTTTTGGCAGAAGTCACCCCAGATCCCTATGTAATGAGTCTTCAGAATCTGATGAAAAAGTCAAAGGAATATATAGAAAGAGAACAATCTAGACGCAGTCTGAAAGGTAGTATGATGAGAATTGTTAATGAGAGTCATTTAGACAAAGAAAATGATGCTGTTAAAGTGGCTGACTGTGTAAAAGAGAAGGCCCAGTTGACAGGCAAACACTGTGTCTCAGTTATTCCTGACAAACCAAGCCTTAATAAATCAAATGTTCTTCTCCAAGGTGCTTCCACTCAAGCAAGCAGCATGAGTATGCCAGTTTTAGCTAGCTTTTCGAAAGTGGACATACCTGTACGAACTGGCCATTCCACTGTTCTAGAGTCTAATTCTGATTTTAAAGTTATTCCCACTTTTGTTACTGAAAATAATGTTATCAAAAGTCTTACAGGTTCATATGCCAAATTACCTAGTCCAGAGCCAAGTATGAGTCCTAAAATGCACCGAAGACGTTCCAGGACATCATCAGCATGTCATATACTTATAAATAACCCAATAAATGCCTGTGAATTAAGCCCTAAAGGAAAAGAACAGGCAATGGACTTAATTGTTCAAGATACTGATGAAAAAACAAATGTGCCCGAAATTCTGCCAAAGTTACCAATTGATTTAGCAGGAGTTTGTTCAAGCAAGGTTTATGTGGGCAAAAATACATCTGAAGTCAAAGAAGATGTGGTTTTAGGTAAATCAAATCAGGTATGTCAATCTTCAGGaaatcatttagaaaataaagttacTCATGGACTTGCTACTGTGGAAGGTCAGTTAACATCCGAAGAGAGAGGTGCACACAAAATGAACAGTACCTGCACTGTGATGCCAAAGCTGCATGAACCATATGCCAGCAGTCAGTGTATAGCAAGTCCAAACTTTGGAACTGTGAGTGGACTCAAGCCAGCCAATATGTTAGAGAAAAACTGCAGTTTGCAAACGGAACTGAATAAGTCTTATGATGTAAAAAACCCTTCTCCTTTATTGATGCAAAACCAGAATATGAGACAGCAGATGGACACACCTATGGTGTCCTGTGGAAATGAACAATTTTTGGATAACAGTTTTGAGAAAGTTAAACGGAGACTTGATTTGGATATTGATGGTGTGCAAAAAGAAAACTGCCCTTATGTCATAACAAGCGGAGTAACTGAACAAGAAAGGCAACATTTGCCAGAAAAAAGATACCCTAAGGGATCTGTCTTCATtaacaagaataaaatattaggaaCTAGTTCCAAAG AAAGCGAGGAGTTACTAAAAAGCAAGATGCTAGCTTTTGAAGAAATGCGGAAGAGACTAGAAGAACAGCATGCTCAGCAGTTATCACTACTCATAGCTGAGCAGGAAAGGGAACAAGAAAGATTGCAAAAG GAAATAGAAGAGCAGGAGAAAATGTTAAAAGAGAAGAAGGCAATGACAGCGGAAGCCTCTGAGTTGGACATTAACAGTGCAGTGGAAttagaatggagaaaaataagtgACTCTAGTTTGCTGGAAACAATGCTGTCTCAAGCGGACTCACTCCATACTTCAAATTCAAATAGTtctg GTTTCACAAATTCTGCCCTGCAGTATAGCTTTGTTTCTGCAAATGAAGCACCATTCTACCTCTGGGGATCATCAACTAGTGGCTTGACTAAACTCTCAGTAACAAGGCCTTTTGGAAGAGCCAAAACTAGATGGTCTCAA GTTTTTAGTCCGGAAATACAagcaaaatttaacaaaataactgCAGTGGCAAAAGGATTTCTTACTCGTAGACTTATGCAGACAGATAAGCTGAAGCAACTTCGACAAACTGTAAAA GATACTATGGAATTCATAAGAAGTTTTCAGTCAGAAGCACCATTGAAGAGAGGCGTTGTTTCAGCTCAAGATGCTTCACTTCAGGAAAGAGTGTTAGCTCAG TTGCGAGCTGCCCTGTATGGTATTCATGACATATTCTTTGTAATGGATGCAACTGAAAGAATGTCTATTCTACATCATGATCGAGAAGTTCGCAAAGAGAAAATGCTCAGGCAAATG GATAAAATGAAAAGTCCACGAGTGGCTCTTTCAGCTGCAACACAGAAGTCTCTTGATAGGAAGAAATACATGAA AGCTGCTGAAATGGGAATGCCAAATAAGAAATTTCTGGTTAAACAAAATCCTTCTGAAACAAG AGTCCTTCAGCCAAACCAAGGACAGAATGCACCTGTTCATAGGCTACTTAGTAGACAAGG GAGTATATGCAGGAAAAATCCAAAGAAAGCGGCCAAATGTTGCGACAATTTAAGAAGACAACATTCATTAGGATAA
- the CCP110 gene encoding centriolar coiled-coil protein of 110 kDa isoform X2, with protein MPAPPGGPSVWSLKSEELEECDCGKMEEYEKFCEKSLARIQEASLSTESFLPTQSESISLIHFHGVAILSPLLNVEKRKEMQQEKQKALDVEARKQVNRKKTLLTRVQEILDNVQVRKAPNASDFDQWEMETVYSNSEVRNLNVPATFPNSFPSHTEHSTAAKLDKIAGILPLDNEDQCKTNGTDLARDSEGFNSPKQCDSSNISHVENEAFPKTSSATPQETLISDGLFSVNEQQDLPLLAEVTPDPYVMSLQNLMKKSKEYIEREQSRRSLKGSMMRIVNESHLDKENDAVKVADCVKEKAQLTGKHCVSVIPDKPSLNKSNVLLQGASTQASSMSMPVLASFSKVDIPVRTGHSTVLESNSDFKVIPTFVTENNVIKSLTGSYAKLPSPEPSMSPKMHRRRSRTSSACHILINNPINACELSPKGKEQAMDLIVQDTDEKTNVPEILPKLPIDLAGVCSSKVYVGKNTSEVKEDVVLGKSNQVCQSSGNHLENKVTHGLATVEGQLTSEERGAHKMNSTCTVMPKLHEPYASSQCIASPNFGTVSGLKPANMLEKNCSLQTELNKSYDVKNPSPLLMQNQNMRQQMDTPMVSCGNEQFLDNSFEKVKRRLDLDIDGVQKENCPYVITSGVTEQERQHLPEKRYPKGSVFINKNKILGTSSKESEELLKSKMLAFEEMRKRLEEQHAQQLSLLIAEQEREQERLQKEIEEQEKMLKEKKAMTAEASELDINSAVELEWRKISDSSLLETMLSQADSLHTSNSNSSGFTNSALQYSFVSANEAPFYLWGSSTSGLTKLSVTRPFGRAKTRWSQVFSPEIQAKFNKITAVAKGFLTRRLMQTDKLKQLRQTVKDTMEFIRSFQSEAPLKRGVVSAQDASLQERVLAQLRAALYGIHDIFFVMDATERMSILHHDREVRKEKMLRQMDKMKSPRVALSAATQKSLDRKKYMKAAEMGMPNKKFLVKQNPSETRVLQPNQGQNAPVHRLLSRQGSICRKNPKKAAKCCDNLRRQHSLG; from the exons CTTAACgttgagaaaagaaaggaaatgcaaCAAGAAAAGCAGAAAGCACTTGATGTAGAAGCAAGAAAGCAGGTTAACAGGAAGAAAACTTTACTGACTCGTGTCCAGGAGATTCTTGACAATGTTCAG GTTAGAAAAGCACCTAATGCCAGTGATTTTGATCAGTGGGAGATGGAAACGGTTTACTCTAATTCAGAAGTCAGAAACTTGAATGTTCCTGCTACATTTCCAAATAGCTTTCCAAGCCATACCGAACACTCTACTGCAGCAAAGCTTGATAAGATAGCTGGGATTTTGCCACTGGATAATGAGGACCAATGTAAAACTAATGGAACAGACTTAGCTAGAGATTCAGAAGGATTTAATTCTCCGAAGCAATGTGATAGTTCCAATATTAGTCATGTAGAAAATGAAGCTTTTCCAAAGACCTCTTCAGCAACTCCACAAGAAACTCTTATTTCTGATGGTCTCTTCTCAGTAAATGAACAACAGGATCTACCACTTTTGGCAGAAGTCACCCCAGATCCCTATGTAATGAGTCTTCAGAATCTGATGAAAAAGTCAAAGGAATATATAGAAAGAGAACAATCTAGACGCAGTCTGAAAGGTAGTATGATGAGAATTGTTAATGAGAGTCATTTAGACAAAGAAAATGATGCTGTTAAAGTGGCTGACTGTGTAAAAGAGAAGGCCCAGTTGACAGGCAAACACTGTGTCTCAGTTATTCCTGACAAACCAAGCCTTAATAAATCAAATGTTCTTCTCCAAGGTGCTTCCACTCAAGCAAGCAGCATGAGTATGCCAGTTTTAGCTAGCTTTTCGAAAGTGGACATACCTGTACGAACTGGCCATTCCACTGTTCTAGAGTCTAATTCTGATTTTAAAGTTATTCCCACTTTTGTTACTGAAAATAATGTTATCAAAAGTCTTACAGGTTCATATGCCAAATTACCTAGTCCAGAGCCAAGTATGAGTCCTAAAATGCACCGAAGACGTTCCAGGACATCATCAGCATGTCATATACTTATAAATAACCCAATAAATGCCTGTGAATTAAGCCCTAAAGGAAAAGAACAGGCAATGGACTTAATTGTTCAAGATACTGATGAAAAAACAAATGTGCCCGAAATTCTGCCAAAGTTACCAATTGATTTAGCAGGAGTTTGTTCAAGCAAGGTTTATGTGGGCAAAAATACATCTGAAGTCAAAGAAGATGTGGTTTTAGGTAAATCAAATCAGGTATGTCAATCTTCAGGaaatcatttagaaaataaagttacTCATGGACTTGCTACTGTGGAAGGTCAGTTAACATCCGAAGAGAGAGGTGCACACAAAATGAACAGTACCTGCACTGTGATGCCAAAGCTGCATGAACCATATGCCAGCAGTCAGTGTATAGCAAGTCCAAACTTTGGAACTGTGAGTGGACTCAAGCCAGCCAATATGTTAGAGAAAAACTGCAGTTTGCAAACGGAACTGAATAAGTCTTATGATGTAAAAAACCCTTCTCCTTTATTGATGCAAAACCAGAATATGAGACAGCAGATGGACACACCTATGGTGTCCTGTGGAAATGAACAATTTTTGGATAACAGTTTTGAGAAAGTTAAACGGAGACTTGATTTGGATATTGATGGTGTGCAAAAAGAAAACTGCCCTTATGTCATAACAAGCGGAGTAACTGAACAAGAAAGGCAACATTTGCCAGAAAAAAGATACCCTAAGGGATCTGTCTTCATtaacaagaataaaatattaggaaCTAGTTCCAAAG AAAGCGAGGAGTTACTAAAAAGCAAGATGCTAGCTTTTGAAGAAATGCGGAAGAGACTAGAAGAACAGCATGCTCAGCAGTTATCACTACTCATAGCTGAGCAGGAAAGGGAACAAGAAAGATTGCAAAAG GAAATAGAAGAGCAGGAGAAAATGTTAAAAGAGAAGAAGGCAATGACAGCGGAAGCCTCTGAGTTGGACATTAACAGTGCAGTGGAAttagaatggagaaaaataagtgACTCTAGTTTGCTGGAAACAATGCTGTCTCAAGCGGACTCACTCCATACTTCAAATTCAAATAGTtctg GTTTCACAAATTCTGCCCTGCAGTATAGCTTTGTTTCTGCAAATGAAGCACCATTCTACCTCTGGGGATCATCAACTAGTGGCTTGACTAAACTCTCAGTAACAAGGCCTTTTGGAAGAGCCAAAACTAGATGGTCTCAA GTTTTTAGTCCGGAAATACAagcaaaatttaacaaaataactgCAGTGGCAAAAGGATTTCTTACTCGTAGACTTATGCAGACAGATAAGCTGAAGCAACTTCGACAAACTGTAAAA GATACTATGGAATTCATAAGAAGTTTTCAGTCAGAAGCACCATTGAAGAGAGGCGTTGTTTCAGCTCAAGATGCTTCACTTCAGGAAAGAGTGTTAGCTCAG TTGCGAGCTGCCCTGTATGGTATTCATGACATATTCTTTGTAATGGATGCAACTGAAAGAATGTCTATTCTACATCATGATCGAGAAGTTCGCAAAGAGAAAATGCTCAGGCAAATG GATAAAATGAAAAGTCCACGAGTGGCTCTTTCAGCTGCAACACAGAAGTCTCTTGATAGGAAGAAATACATGAA AGCTGCTGAAATGGGAATGCCAAATAAGAAATTTCTGGTTAAACAAAATCCTTCTGAAACAAG AGTCCTTCAGCCAAACCAAGGACAGAATGCACCTGTTCATAGGCTACTTAGTAGACAAGG GAGTATATGCAGGAAAAATCCAAAGAAAGCGGCCAAATGTTGCGACAATTTAAGAAGACAACATTCATTAGGATAA